In the Euzebya rosea genome, one interval contains:
- a CDS encoding helix-turn-helix domain-containing protein, with translation MADHKGLDEFPDILTAAHVAEMLGMNLDYVRKMSRQGKIPAHKMPGGRAFRYFKDEVVEWLRGLPAHETEVEEQASSS, from the coding sequence ATGGCCGACCACAAAGGGCTGGACGAGTTCCCGGACATCCTCACCGCCGCCCACGTCGCGGAGATGCTGGGCATGAACCTGGACTACGTCCGCAAGATGTCGCGGCAGGGCAAGATCCCGGCGCACAAGATGCCGGGCGGACGTGCGTTCAGGTACTTCAAGGACGAGGTCGTGGAGTGGCTGCGGGGCCTGCCCGCCCACGAGACCGAGGTCGAGGAGCAGGCCTCCTCCAGCTGA
- the rpsF gene encoding 30S ribosomal protein S6 encodes MRTYELMMISRGDLDDVAVDTNIRRFTGLIGEQGGKVLNVDHWGKREFAYEINHMNSGYYTVVDLEIDGDGLKELDRQLGNAEEVVRHKFVRPEVRSKKL; translated from the coding sequence ATGCGAACCTACGAACTCATGATGATCTCCCGCGGCGACCTCGACGACGTCGCGGTCGACACCAACATCCGCCGGTTCACCGGCCTGATCGGCGAGCAGGGCGGCAAGGTCCTCAACGTCGACCACTGGGGCAAGCGCGAGTTTGCCTACGAGATCAACCACATGAACAGCGGCTACTACACCGTTGTCGACCTCGAGATCGACGGCGACGGCCTGAAGGAGCTCGACCGTCAGCTCGGCAACGCCGAAGAGGTCGTGCGCCACAAGTTCGTGCGCCCCGAGGTCCGCAGCAAGAAGCTCTGA
- the ssb gene encoding single-stranded DNA-binding protein codes for MANEQNNITVIGNLTKDPDLRYTQSGIAVASLSVAVNRRVRNKDTNEWEDKLDGYFDVNIWRDHAENVAESLNKGDRVVVIGRLTKRSWEDRDGQTRWSTEIEADEVCPSLRWAKTSVSKVRSGGGGPRPSSGGGSAPPPAEPPTPDDVPF; via the coding sequence GTGGCGAACGAGCAGAACAACATCACCGTCATCGGCAACCTCACCAAGGATCCCGATCTCCGCTACACGCAGTCCGGCATCGCCGTGGCCAGCCTGAGCGTCGCCGTCAACCGGCGCGTGCGGAACAAGGACACCAACGAGTGGGAGGACAAGCTCGACGGGTACTTCGACGTCAACATCTGGCGTGACCACGCCGAGAACGTCGCCGAGTCGCTGAACAAGGGCGACCGGGTCGTCGTGATCGGTCGGCTGACCAAGAGGTCCTGGGAGGACCGCGACGGCCAGACCCGCTGGTCCACCGAGATCGAGGCCGACGAGGTCTGCCCCAGCCTGCGCTGGGCCAAGACGAGCGTCAGCAAGGTCCGCAGCGGTGGCGGTGGACCCCGCCCGTCCAGCGGAGGAGGCAGCGCGCCGCCCCCGGCCGAACCGCCCACCCCGGACGACGTCCCCTTCTAG
- a CDS encoding TIGR00730 family Rossman fold protein: MTSRPDPTTFAVCVFTASSERVADSYRVLARDVGTAIAKAGWRLVYGGGQVGLMGEVARAALAAGGPVTGIIPHSLNRREVAFDDIDDLVLCDTLAERKQLMDDRTDAYVVLPGGIGTLDELVEVLTTRSLGYHDKAIVLVDVDGYWAPLHALLDHMVDAGTLRPDVRDLVETVTDLDGMVERLFKETP, from the coding sequence ATGACCTCCCGCCCCGACCCAACGACCTTCGCCGTCTGTGTGTTCACCGCGTCCTCGGAACGGGTGGCCGACAGCTACCGCGTCCTGGCCCGCGACGTCGGGACCGCCATCGCGAAGGCCGGCTGGAGGCTGGTCTACGGCGGCGGCCAGGTCGGGCTGATGGGTGAGGTCGCTCGGGCGGCGCTGGCCGCCGGCGGTCCGGTCACGGGCATCATCCCGCACTCGCTGAACCGCCGTGAGGTCGCCTTCGACGACATCGACGACCTGGTGCTGTGCGACACCCTCGCCGAACGCAAGCAGCTGATGGACGACCGGACCGACGCCTACGTCGTCCTGCCGGGCGGCATCGGCACCCTCGACGAGCTGGTCGAGGTGCTGACCACCCGCTCGCTGGGGTACCACGACAAGGCCATCGTGCTGGTCGACGTCGACGGGTACTGGGCGCCCCTCCACGCCCTGCTGGACCACATGGTCGACGCCGGCACGCTGCGTCCCGACGTGCGCGACCTGGTCGAGACCGTCACCGACCTCGACGGCATGGTCGAGCGCCTCTTCAAGGAAACCCCGTGA
- the rpsR gene encoding 30S ribosomal protein S18, whose translation MARTQPQRQQRPAKKKEDFFKANKITYIDYKDVEMLQRFVSERGKLRSARVTGVNPQQQRLLAKAIKNAREMALMPYTNR comes from the coding sequence ATGGCACGTACTCAGCCCCAGCGGCAGCAGCGGCCCGCCAAGAAGAAGGAAGACTTCTTCAAGGCCAACAAGATCACCTACATCGACTACAAGGACGTCGAGATGCTGCAGCGTTTCGTGTCCGAGCGCGGCAAGCTCCGTTCCGCTCGCGTGACCGGTGTCAACCCGCAGCAGCAGCGACTCCTCGCAAAGGCGATCAAGAACGCCCGCGAGATGGCGCTGATGCCCTACACGAACCGCTAG
- a CDS encoding arsenate reductase ArsC gives MHDPSPEQQYLIANSTTRLHRRFAGVAGPETIERLLLESLDQLASARVTSWLPVLAERFAADRLRALAKLEHLVAGDRPHVLFLCTHNAGRSQMAAAWTTHLSGGAVEVFSGGSEPASEVNTAAVEAMAEVGIDMAAAYPKPWTDEVVCAAAVVITMGCGDACPIFPGKRYEDWAITDPAGKDLEAVRPIRDEIRGRVEGLLSELKVALPA, from the coding sequence ATGCACGACCCCAGCCCGGAGCAGCAGTACCTGATCGCCAACAGCACCACCCGCCTGCACCGCCGGTTCGCGGGCGTCGCCGGTCCCGAGACCATCGAGCGGCTGCTGCTGGAGTCCCTCGACCAGCTGGCCTCCGCCAGGGTCACGTCGTGGCTGCCCGTCCTTGCGGAGCGCTTCGCCGCCGACCGCCTGCGAGCCCTCGCCAAGCTGGAGCACCTGGTGGCCGGCGACCGACCCCACGTCCTGTTCCTGTGCACCCACAACGCCGGCCGGTCGCAGATGGCTGCAGCATGGACGACCCACCTGTCCGGCGGCGCCGTGGAGGTGTTCTCCGGTGGCTCCGAACCCGCCAGCGAGGTCAACACGGCTGCGGTCGAGGCGATGGCGGAGGTCGGCATCGACATGGCCGCCGCCTACCCGAAGCCCTGGACCGACGAGGTGGTGTGCGCCGCCGCCGTCGTCATCACGATGGGCTGCGGCGACGCCTGCCCCATCTTCCCCGGCAAGCGGTACGAGGACTGGGCCATCACCGACCCCGCCGGCAAGGACCTCGAGGCCGTCCGCCCGATCCGCGACGAGATCAGGGGCCGGGTCGAGGGACTGCTCAGCGAGCTGAAGGTGGCGCTGCCGGCCTGA
- a CDS encoding arsenate reductase ArsC — MTTAPDRPTTDRPGTDRPRVLFLCVHNAGRSQMAAAWTQHLADGAVDVFSGGSEPADEVNPAAVEAMQEVGIDITAAQPTRWTDDEVLAADVVITMGCGDTCPVFPGKRYEDWAITDPAGKGVESVRPIRDEIRQRVEALLADLQVPVAG, encoded by the coding sequence ATGACCACCGCCCCCGATCGCCCCACGACCGACCGGCCCGGCACCGATCGACCCCGCGTCCTCTTCCTCTGCGTCCACAACGCCGGCAGGTCACAGATGGCCGCCGCCTGGACGCAGCACCTCGCCGACGGCGCCGTCGACGTGTTCTCCGGCGGGTCCGAGCCCGCCGATGAGGTCAACCCGGCCGCGGTCGAGGCGATGCAGGAGGTCGGCATCGACATCACGGCGGCCCAGCCGACCCGCTGGACCGACGACGAGGTGCTCGCCGCCGACGTCGTGATCACCATGGGCTGCGGCGACACCTGCCCCGTCTTCCCCGGCAAGCGGTACGAGGACTGGGCCATCACCGACCCCGCCGGCAAGGGCGTGGAGTCCGTCCGACCGATCCGCGACGAGATCCGCCAGCGGGTCGAGGCGCTGCTGGCCGACCTGCAGGTGCCGGTGGCCGGATGA
- a CDS encoding helix-turn-helix domain-containing protein, with translation MTDDVTSNATLPDPADAARADRARVHAALGDPVRLAIVEALLDSDLAPDEVAAALGMPPNGLAHHLKVLDQTGLVQRQRSHADGRRRYLVLDRSRLDGLIGARSWTASSVLFVCTANAARSQMAAAIWQSVSTVPAASAGHMPAAAVPEATVALLRRHGLPEPADAPRGYGDIDTPPQLVVSVCDLAREAGPPFDAPRLHWSIPDPLADGRQEAFDHAFDELQRRVNDLAPRVSAA, from the coding sequence ATGACCGACGACGTCACGTCCAACGCGACGTTGCCGGACCCCGCCGACGCCGCCCGCGCCGACCGGGCCCGGGTGCACGCGGCCCTGGGCGACCCGGTGCGGCTGGCGATCGTGGAGGCGCTGCTCGACAGCGACCTGGCGCCCGACGAGGTCGCGGCGGCCCTCGGCATGCCGCCCAACGGCCTTGCCCACCACCTGAAGGTGCTGGACCAGACCGGCCTGGTGCAGCGGCAGCGGTCCCACGCCGACGGCCGGCGCCGCTACCTGGTGCTGGACCGCTCGCGGCTCGACGGGCTCATCGGGGCCCGGTCCTGGACCGCGTCCTCGGTCCTGTTCGTGTGCACGGCCAACGCCGCGCGGTCGCAGATGGCCGCCGCGATCTGGCAGTCGGTGTCGACGGTGCCCGCCGCGTCGGCCGGCCACATGCCGGCCGCCGCCGTCCCCGAGGCCACCGTCGCGCTGCTGCGACGTCACGGCCTGCCCGAGCCCGCCGACGCCCCACGCGGCTACGGCGACATCGACACCCCACCGCAGCTCGTCGTGTCGGTCTGCGACCTCGCCCGGGAGGCCGGGCCGCCGTTCGACGCCCCACGCCTGCACTGGTCCATCCCCGACCCGCTGGCCGACGGCCGCCAGGAGGCGTTCGACCACGCCTTCGACGAGCTCCAGCGCCGTGTCAACGACCTCGCACCCAGGGTGAGCGCCGCATGA
- a CDS encoding CpaF family protein, which translates to MTTYDRLRRQLLDRLDSDRIDPADQPDRVRTIVARLVAEYQRDAEIGTEARLRDVGQMATRLVESVTAYGPLTHILAAPDVEEIFVEGPRVTWMDRTGRLHGLDVPTTEEENRAVIDRLLVPTSRSLDTRNPMVQARVLDGAARLSVAVPPVAEGLSATIRRHTRRRHSLGDLVGTGSLSQPAADLLTLCMQGWSSVLVSGQPGAGKTSLLTALLGAVPSERCVRVCEEIRELTVPLTHGSYYETRPPSASGDAAITLRDLLKFCLGMRCELLVVGEVRGAEAFELTRAVNAGCGFACTVHANSGRDALEAITNAAIMAGENVPESLVRKVFSSAIDLVVHADLHDRGDGGGPRREVREIVAVMPAVAETFATEPIFTRPAGPGTPLQWTGLVPPTLERLARLLPAGRTLRDVLSAVDQPPGITATGDRTAGATVPRPRPASFDPDPLAGVG; encoded by the coding sequence GTGACCACCTACGACCGGCTGCGACGGCAGCTCCTGGACCGCCTGGACAGCGACCGCATCGACCCGGCCGACCAGCCCGACCGGGTCCGCACCATCGTCGCCCGGCTGGTCGCGGAGTATCAGCGCGACGCCGAGATCGGCACCGAGGCCAGGCTGCGCGACGTCGGGCAGATGGCCACCCGGCTGGTCGAGTCCGTCACCGCCTACGGGCCGCTGACCCACATCCTCGCCGCCCCGGACGTGGAGGAGATCTTCGTCGAGGGGCCGCGGGTCACCTGGATGGATCGCACCGGCCGGCTGCACGGGCTGGACGTCCCCACGACGGAGGAGGAGAACCGCGCCGTCATCGACCGGCTGCTGGTCCCGACCAGCCGCAGCCTGGACACCCGCAACCCGATGGTGCAGGCCCGCGTGCTGGACGGTGCGGCACGGCTGTCGGTTGCGGTGCCGCCGGTGGCCGAGGGGCTGTCGGCGACGATCCGCCGGCACACCCGCCGGCGTCACAGCCTGGGCGACCTCGTCGGCACGGGGTCGTTGTCCCAGCCGGCCGCCGATCTGCTGACCCTGTGCATGCAGGGCTGGTCCAGCGTCCTCGTCTCCGGCCAGCCGGGTGCCGGCAAGACCTCGTTGCTGACCGCGCTGCTGGGGGCAGTCCCGTCGGAACGCTGCGTGCGGGTGTGCGAGGAGATCCGCGAGCTGACGGTGCCGCTGACCCACGGCTCGTACTACGAGACGCGGCCACCCTCGGCCTCCGGCGACGCGGCGATCACCCTTCGGGACCTGCTGAAGTTCTGCCTCGGCATGCGCTGCGAGCTGCTCGTCGTGGGTGAGGTCAGAGGGGCGGAGGCCTTCGAGCTGACGAGGGCGGTCAACGCCGGCTGCGGCTTCGCATGCACCGTCCACGCCAACTCGGGGCGTGACGCGCTGGAGGCCATCACCAACGCCGCGATCATGGCTGGGGAGAACGTGCCCGAGTCGCTGGTCCGCAAGGTCTTCTCCTCCGCCATCGACCTGGTGGTGCACGCCGACCTGCACGACCGGGGTGACGGGGGCGGTCCCCGGCGGGAGGTGCGCGAGATCGTCGCGGTCATGCCGGCCGTCGCCGAGACCTTCGCCACCGAGCCGATCTTCACTCGCCCCGCCGGCCCCGGCACTCCGCTGCAGTGGACCGGCCTGGTCCCCCCGACGCTCGAGCGGTTGGCGCGCTTGCTGCCAGCGGGTCGGACCCTGCGCGACGTGCTCTCCGCGGTCGACCAGCCACCGGGGATCACCGCCACCGGGGACCGCACCGCGGGCGCCACCGTCCCTCGCCCACGGCCGGCATCGTTCGACCCGGATCCGCTGGCCGGGGTCGGCTGA
- a CDS encoding aquaporin — MSTPTSAHTPDLTAEIADTERDVPPALGRLVLAEGIGTALLLIAVVGSGIMAATRSPLDEGLQLLEAALATGMGLAAIIMAIGPVSGAHLNPAVTLADQLLHPDGWRRPGAWTRTGSFVLAQLAGGAVGVVIANAMFDLDAVTFGTTRRTGAGQWLGEAVATYGLVLVIFLMVRARASVPAIAVAVGAFVAGAHWFTSSTSFANPAVTFSRMLTDTFAGISPADVLPFVSVQLLAALAAAATVALLRPAD, encoded by the coding sequence ATGAGCACGCCGACATCCGCCCACACGCCCGACCTGACCGCGGAGATCGCCGACACCGAACGCGACGTCCCCCCTGCGCTCGGCCGGCTCGTGCTGGCCGAGGGCATCGGCACGGCGCTGCTGCTGATCGCCGTCGTCGGCTCGGGGATCATGGCGGCGACACGCAGCCCGCTGGACGAGGGGTTGCAGCTGCTCGAGGCGGCCCTGGCGACCGGGATGGGACTGGCCGCCATCATCATGGCGATCGGCCCGGTCTCCGGCGCCCACCTCAATCCGGCGGTCACCCTCGCCGACCAGCTGCTGCACCCCGACGGCTGGCGGCGACCGGGGGCCTGGACGCGCACCGGCAGCTTCGTCCTCGCCCAGCTGGCCGGCGGCGCGGTCGGCGTGGTGATCGCCAACGCCATGTTCGACCTCGACGCGGTGACGTTCGGGACGACCCGGCGGACGGGTGCCGGCCAGTGGCTCGGCGAGGCCGTCGCGACCTATGGCCTGGTGCTGGTCATCTTCCTGATGGTCCGGGCGCGGGCCAGCGTCCCCGCGATCGCCGTGGCGGTCGGGGCGTTCGTCGCCGGCGCCCATTGGTTCACCTCCTCCACCAGCTTCGCCAACCCCGCCGTCACGTTCTCGCGGATGCTGACCGACACCTTCGCCGGGATCTCCCCGGCCGACGTGCTGCCGTTCGTGTCCGTCCAGCTGCTCGCCGCCCTCGCGGCGGCCGCCACCGTGGCCCTGCTGCGCCCGGCCGACTGA
- the rplI gene encoding 50S ribosomal protein L9 → MKIILKAFVDNLGDAGDIVDVANGYANNYLIPQNLAMRATKGAVADAEALRRSRLKREAVEIADAEEVKKGLEGRTLVITATAGEDGTLYGSVGKRDIAEAVVSTTGVQVDHKKIVLDRALKEVGQHEVGVKLHREVIANVIVDIVADEIIESGDLESALEDADNAAETPEVPAVDADADEAEVDAAVAASADA, encoded by the coding sequence ATGAAGATCATCCTGAAGGCGTTCGTCGACAACCTCGGTGACGCCGGGGACATCGTCGACGTGGCCAACGGCTACGCCAACAACTACCTGATCCCCCAGAACCTGGCGATGCGTGCCACCAAGGGCGCCGTCGCCGACGCCGAGGCCCTGCGCCGGTCCCGCCTGAAGCGCGAGGCCGTCGAGATCGCCGACGCCGAAGAGGTCAAGAAGGGCCTCGAGGGTCGCACGCTCGTCATCACCGCCACCGCGGGCGAGGACGGCACGCTGTACGGCTCCGTCGGCAAGCGCGACATCGCCGAGGCCGTCGTCTCCACGACGGGTGTGCAGGTCGACCACAAGAAGATCGTCCTGGACCGTGCCCTCAAGGAGGTCGGCCAGCACGAGGTCGGCGTCAAGCTCCACCGCGAGGTCATCGCCAACGTCATCGTCGACATCGTCGCCGACGAGATCATCGAGTCCGGTGACCTCGAGTCCGCCCTCGAGGACGCCGACAACGCGGCCGAGACCCCCGAGGTCCCCGCCGTCGACGCCGACGCCGACGAGGCAGAGGTCGACGCGGCGGTTGCCGCCTCCGCCGACGCGTAG
- a CDS encoding RcpC/CpaB family pilus assembly protein: MTQQIDRTTSTPAPAGRPPSSGPRVHRGWALMVVAGLIAAVANLVALGGGTDGVEVLAVATDTPPGTPVGQLATTVVTLAVDDPAGLHLITPERMGAGLSGTVTSTRLAEGDLLREGDLRPAADHSRAAMSVPIDASRAVAGAIAPGDVVDVLAEVDEDVVVIVDDAEVLDVATGGDGFASTSTLAVVLSVDEDDAIALSTAMRRSELDMVRTAGGAGG, encoded by the coding sequence GTGACCCAGCAGATCGACCGGACCACATCGACACCCGCACCCGCGGGCCGGCCCCCCTCATCCGGCCCGCGGGTGCATCGGGGTTGGGCGCTGATGGTCGTCGCCGGGCTGATCGCCGCGGTCGCCAACCTCGTCGCCCTGGGCGGCGGCACTGACGGGGTCGAGGTGCTCGCGGTCGCCACCGACACCCCGCCGGGCACCCCCGTGGGCCAGCTGGCCACGACCGTCGTCACGCTGGCCGTGGACGACCCCGCGGGGCTGCACCTGATCACGCCGGAGCGGATGGGGGCCGGGCTGTCGGGCACCGTCACCTCCACCCGGCTCGCCGAGGGCGACCTGCTGCGCGAGGGTGACCTGCGCCCGGCGGCCGACCACTCGAGGGCGGCGATGAGCGTGCCGATCGACGCCAGCCGGGCGGTCGCCGGGGCGATCGCGCCGGGCGACGTCGTCGACGTCCTCGCCGAGGTCGACGAGGACGTGGTGGTGATCGTCGACGACGCGGAGGTGCTCGACGTCGCCACCGGCGGGGACGGCTTCGCGTCCACCAGCACCCTCGCGGTGGTGCTGTCGGTCGACGAGGACGACGCCATCGCGTTGTCCACGGCGATGCGACGGTCCGAGCTGGACATGGTCCGGACCGCGGGTGGGGCAGGCGGGTGA
- a CDS encoding single-stranded DNA-binding protein encodes MTSVNTITVSGNLTADPELRRTSAEVPFARMRVAVSRRVQNTETKEWEDRQDGFFNVTAWRDLGQHAATALRKGDRVTVVGRMMRRPYEADLGEGKTETRYTHEIEAEELGPSLRWQAWTRLEPRPVATHQDPDDDSGSTAEATPELAARAA; translated from the coding sequence ATGACCTCCGTCAACACCATCACCGTGTCGGGCAACCTCACCGCCGACCCCGAGCTGCGCCGCACCAGCGCCGAGGTGCCGTTCGCGCGGATGCGCGTCGCCGTCAGCCGACGCGTGCAGAACACCGAAACCAAGGAGTGGGAGGACCGCCAGGACGGGTTCTTCAACGTGACCGCGTGGCGCGACCTCGGCCAGCACGCCGCCACGGCCCTGCGCAAGGGGGACCGGGTCACCGTCGTCGGCCGGATGATGCGCCGCCCCTACGAGGCCGACCTGGGGGAGGGAAAGACCGAGACGCGCTACACCCACGAGATCGAGGCCGAGGAGCTGGGGCCGTCGTTGCGCTGGCAGGCCTGGACCCGGCTGGAGCCGCGCCCGGTGGCCACCCACCAGGACCCCGACGACGACTCGGGTTCGACGGCCGAGGCCACCCCCGAGCTGGCCGCCCGCGCCGCCTGA
- a CDS encoding type 1 glutamine amidotransferase: MTRLLIVQHLPHEHEGVLGEVLVTRDIDVVRCRAWAEPVPTTLDGMDALVVLGGDMNTDEEQDWPHLREVRDLLRVALDEAVPTLGLCLGAQLLAEAGGGSVHHGTPEIGWIPIELTEEGRDDPVVAAVPDGTPFFNAHADFVSLPPGASLLSRSADTDVHAFRLSAALGLQHHPEIDASFVAGYVEAPGVARYLGANGWTPEELVTEARRRNAAHRAAGQTLFEAWVDTLG, translated from the coding sequence GTGACCCGCCTGCTGATCGTCCAGCACCTGCCCCACGAACACGAAGGCGTGCTCGGCGAGGTGCTGGTGACCCGCGACATCGACGTCGTCCGCTGCCGTGCCTGGGCCGAGCCGGTCCCGACGACCCTGGACGGGATGGACGCGCTGGTCGTCCTCGGCGGGGACATGAACACCGACGAGGAGCAGGACTGGCCACACCTCCGCGAGGTCCGCGACCTGCTCCGCGTGGCGCTGGACGAGGCCGTCCCCACGCTGGGCCTGTGCCTCGGTGCGCAGCTGCTGGCCGAAGCCGGCGGTGGGTCGGTGCACCACGGCACGCCCGAGATCGGCTGGATCCCCATCGAGCTGACCGAGGAGGGCCGGGACGACCCGGTCGTCGCCGCCGTCCCCGACGGCACGCCCTTCTTCAACGCCCACGCCGACTTCGTGTCCCTGCCCCCGGGCGCGTCGCTGCTGTCGCGTTCCGCCGACACCGACGTCCACGCCTTCCGGCTGTCCGCGGCGCTCGGACTGCAGCACCACCCCGAGATCGACGCCTCCTTCGTGGCCGGCTACGTCGAGGCGCCCGGCGTGGCCCGCTACCTGGGGGCCAACGGCTGGACGCCCGAGGAGCTCGTGACCGAGGCACGCCGTCGCAACGCGGCACACCGCGCCGCCGGGCAGACCCTCTTCGAGGCATGGGTGGACACGCTGGGCTGA
- a CDS encoding RDD family protein, with the protein MTTPDPTGPSQATPPTFDPAATAVIGADLLPATGTQPPASAPVQHSVGAPVGVPVASHLPVDGYAAGPRSLSSVGRLILAALLDGILMIVTLSIGWLVWACITASAGQTPGKKLMGMQVVDARTGAPLSWGSYVGMRGIVGGFVGGLASTLTLGVLSFMPLWDKQNQSVAAKVSNSVVVDV; encoded by the coding sequence ATGACCACTCCAGACCCCACGGGACCGTCCCAGGCCACCCCGCCCACGTTCGACCCCGCCGCCACGGCCGTGATCGGCGCCGACCTGCTCCCGGCCACCGGCACACAGCCACCTGCGTCTGCACCGGTGCAGCACTCCGTCGGTGCCCCGGTGGGCGTCCCCGTGGCCTCCCACCTGCCGGTGGACGGGTACGCCGCGGGGCCCCGTTCCCTGTCCTCGGTCGGCAGGCTCATCCTGGCCGCCCTCCTCGACGGCATCCTGATGATCGTCACCCTCAGCATCGGCTGGCTGGTGTGGGCATGCATCACCGCATCCGCAGGGCAGACCCCCGGCAAGAAGCTGATGGGCATGCAGGTCGTCGATGCTCGCACCGGAGCGCCGCTGTCGTGGGGGAGCTACGTCGGCATGCGCGGCATCGTCGGCGGCTTCGTGGGCGGCCTCGCCAGCACCCTGACCCTCGGCGTGCTGTCGTTCATGCCGCTGTGGGACAAGCAGAACCAGTCCGTCGCCGCCAAGGTGTCCAACAGCGTCGTCGTCGACGTGTAG
- a CDS encoding class I SAM-dependent methyltransferase, with protein sequence MSDPSDGPAARSWRAQLEAWAIPEPILRAAPANPYAFPPGTITTPTVDPLTTPTGLRVLERLAPGESLLDVGCGAGRISGAFTDTFRVVGVEPRDGLADTAAERGIDVHRGRWPELAPAVGTAPVVLSTHVLYDVQDVGPFLRALHDAAERRVVLELTATHPWSDTSPLFRRFHDLHRPDGPTVELLGEVIEEVLGVTALMEGHTRPSGRYDALAELVAHQRQRLCLTADHDPAIADALAEVVVTDDHGRVRMPDQPLTTLWWDR encoded by the coding sequence ATGAGCGACCCCTCCGATGGACCCGCCGCCCGGTCCTGGCGCGCGCAGCTGGAGGCGTGGGCGATCCCCGAGCCCATCCTGCGCGCCGCACCCGCGAACCCCTACGCCTTCCCACCGGGGACGATCACGACGCCGACCGTCGATCCGCTGACGACCCCGACGGGCCTGCGCGTGCTGGAACGGCTCGCACCGGGTGAGTCACTGCTGGACGTGGGCTGCGGGGCTGGGAGGATCTCCGGGGCGTTCACCGACACCTTCCGTGTCGTCGGCGTCGAGCCCCGCGATGGGCTGGCCGACACGGCCGCCGAACGCGGGATCGACGTCCACCGAGGCCGCTGGCCGGAGCTGGCGCCCGCGGTGGGAACGGCACCCGTGGTGCTGTCCACCCACGTCCTCTACGACGTGCAGGACGTGGGCCCCTTCCTGCGTGCGCTGCACGACGCCGCCGAACGACGTGTCGTGCTCGAGCTGACCGCCACCCATCCGTGGAGCGACACCTCCCCGCTGTTCAGGCGGTTCCACGACCTCCACCGTCCCGATGGGCCCACGGTGGAGCTGCTCGGGGAGGTCATCGAGGAGGTGCTGGGCGTCACCGCCCTGATGGAGGGCCACACCCGGCCGAGCGGCCGCTACGACGCCCTCGCGGAGCTGGTCGCCCATCAGCGCCAGCGGCTGTGCCTGACCGCCGACCACGATCCAGCCATCGCCGACGCGCTCGCGGAGGTGGTCGTGACCGACGACCACGGGCGGGTGCGGATGCCCGACCAGCCCCTGACCACCCTGTGGTGGGATCGGTGA